In a single window of the Chionomys nivalis chromosome 11, mChiNiv1.1, whole genome shotgun sequence genome:
- the Camk2n1 gene encoding calcium/calmodulin-dependent protein kinase II inhibitor 1: MSEVLPYGDEKLSPYGDGGDVGQIFSCRLQDTNNFFGAGQNKRPPKLGQIGRSKRVVIEDDRIDDVLKNMTDKAPPGV, translated from the exons ATGTCGGAGGTGCTGCCCTACGGCGACGAGAAGCTGAGCCCCTACGGCGACGGCGGCGACGTGGGCCAGATCTTCTCGTGCCGCCTGCAGGACACCAACAACTTCTTCGGCGCCGGGCAGAACAAGCGGCCGCCCAAGCTGGGCCAGATCGGCAGGAGCAAGCGCG ttGTTATTGAAGATGATAGGATTGATGACGTGCTGAAAAATATGACCGACAAGGCACCTCCTGGTGTCTAA